The Sphaerospermopsis torques-reginae ITEP-024 genome has a window encoding:
- the murI gene encoding glutamate racemase: MFSSSIFEGNLDDFSEQEAQRSPIGVFDSGVGGLTVLRQLYKQLPNESIIYFGDTAHLPYGIRSQAEILQYVREILNWMQQQRVKMVIMACNTSSALALENVRQEFNFPILGVVLPGAKAAVQMGKRIGVIATPATAKSNAYRQAMMEIKPDVQVWQVSCPEFVPLIEQNRIHDPYTTQVASAYLEPLLKQEIDTLIYGCTHYPLLAPVLRSLLPAHVKLVDPAVHVVTACAQDLDLLNIRNNHLPMPTRFAVSGCPQQFAQSGLQWLGYTPLVEQVYLTDATVS; encoded by the coding sequence GTGTTTTCATCTTCCATTTTTGAAGGTAATCTTGACGATTTTTCGGAACAGGAAGCTCAACGCTCTCCCATTGGGGTGTTTGACAGTGGTGTCGGTGGGCTGACGGTATTGCGACAACTCTATAAGCAACTTCCCAATGAATCAATTATTTATTTTGGGGATACTGCTCATCTTCCCTATGGTATTCGTTCACAAGCTGAGATTTTACAATATGTGAGGGAAATATTGAACTGGATGCAGCAGCAACGGGTGAAAATGGTCATAATGGCTTGTAACACCAGTTCTGCTCTAGCACTAGAAAATGTCCGTCAGGAATTTAACTTTCCTATCCTGGGTGTAGTCCTACCAGGAGCAAAGGCCGCAGTACAAATGGGTAAGCGAATAGGTGTTATTGCTACCCCTGCTACTGCTAAAAGCAATGCGTATCGTCAGGCAATGATGGAAATTAAACCTGATGTCCAAGTCTGGCAAGTTAGTTGTCCAGAATTTGTCCCTCTAATTGAACAAAATCGAATTCACGATCCTTACACTACTCAAGTTGCTAGTGCTTATCTTGAACCTTTACTTAAACAGGAAATTGATACTTTAATTTATGGCTGTACCCATTATCCACTTCTAGCACCCGTACTGCGATCGCTCCTCCCTGCTCACGTCAAGTTAGTTGACCCTGCTGTTCATGTTGTTACAGCTTGCGCTCAAGACTTAGACTTATTAAACATCAGGAATAATCACCTACCAATGCCTACTCGCTTTGCTGTCAGCGGTTGTCCCCAACAATTTGCTCAGTCTGGATTACAGTGGTTAGGTTATACCCCTCTGGTAGAACAGGTATATTTGACTGATGCTACTGTCTCCTAA